One Egicoccus halophilus genomic region harbors:
- the nirK gene encoding copper-containing nitrite reductase produces MAVALAVGGGDAPTTVAADPAVAAAPATVEPLEPGPRTAEAIGHDGVTVPAPVGSRGATTVPVELTTIEVEGQLADGSTTTFWTFDGTVPGPLIRVREGDTVEFTLHNDAGSANPHSIDLHAVNGPGGGAGATQLAPGESGAFSFQALNPGVYVYHCATPHIPTHVAMGMYGLIVVEPEGGLTPVDREFYVVQGEVYTAQARGTEGLLSYDMDRMMAEDPTHVVFNGAVGSLAGDRALQAEVGETVRIYVGNGGPNLTSSFHVIGEVFDRASVEGGSLVNENVQTTLVPAGGATYVEFLADVPGNYLLVDHALTRAIDGGAVATLTVTGDANPAVFDAPEGTGDGHDDGHGAPDASAAPAVAGAALEVEAGDLYFAPGDLRATAGEVTVTLDNVGVAEHDIVIEELGDLHVAHAAGGETVTGTVTLEPGTYTFYCSIPGHRAMMEGTLEVQ; encoded by the coding sequence ATGGCGGTCGCGCTCGCCGTCGGCGGCGGGGACGCGCCGACCACCGTGGCCGCCGACCCGGCCGTCGCCGCGGCACCGGCCACCGTCGAGCCGCTCGAGCCGGGGCCCCGCACGGCCGAGGCGATCGGGCACGACGGCGTGACCGTGCCCGCACCGGTCGGCAGCCGCGGCGCCACCACCGTGCCGGTCGAGCTCACCACCATCGAGGTCGAGGGCCAGCTCGCCGACGGGTCCACCACGACGTTCTGGACCTTCGACGGCACGGTGCCCGGACCGCTGATCCGCGTCCGCGAGGGCGACACGGTCGAGTTCACGCTGCACAACGACGCCGGCAGCGCCAACCCCCACTCGATCGACCTGCACGCCGTGAACGGCCCCGGCGGCGGCGCCGGTGCCACGCAGCTCGCCCCGGGCGAGTCGGGAGCGTTCAGCTTCCAGGCCCTCAACCCCGGCGTCTACGTCTACCACTGCGCCACGCCGCACATCCCCACGCACGTCGCGATGGGCATGTACGGCCTGATCGTGGTCGAGCCCGAGGGCGGCCTGACACCGGTCGACCGCGAGTTCTACGTCGTGCAGGGCGAGGTCTACACCGCCCAGGCCCGCGGCACCGAAGGGCTGCTGTCCTACGACATGGACCGGATGATGGCCGAGGACCCGACCCACGTCGTCTTCAACGGCGCCGTCGGCTCGCTCGCCGGTGACCGCGCGCTGCAGGCCGAGGTCGGCGAGACGGTGCGCATCTACGTCGGCAACGGTGGCCCCAACCTCACCTCGAGCTTCCACGTCATCGGCGAGGTGTTCGACCGCGCCAGCGTCGAGGGCGGCTCGCTGGTCAACGAGAACGTGCAGACCACCCTGGTCCCGGCCGGGGGCGCGACCTACGTCGAGTTCCTCGCCGACGTACCCGGCAACTACCTGCTCGTCGACCACGCCCTGACCCGCGCGATCGACGGCGGCGCCGTCGCGACCCTGACGGTGACCGGTGACGCCAACCCCGCGGTCTTCGACGCCCCCGAGGGCACCGGTGACGGCCACGACGACGGCCACGGCGCGCCGGACGCCTCGGCGGCCCCCGCGGTGGCCGGCGCGGCCCTCGAGGTCGAGGCGGGCGACCTGTACTTCGCCCCCGGGGACCTGCGGGCGACGGCGGGGGAGGTGACGGTCACCCTCGACAACGTCGGGGTCGCGGAGCACGACATCGTGATCGAGGAGCTCGGGGACCTCCACGTCGCGCACGCGGCCGGCGGCGAGACCGTCACCGGCACGGTGACGCTGGAACCCGGTACCTACACCTTCTACTGCAGTATCCCGGGTCACCGCGCGATGATGGAAG